A DNA window from Solanum lycopersicum chromosome 3, SLM_r2.1 contains the following coding sequences:
- the LOC101247292 gene encoding uncharacterized protein isoform X5, which yields MVHHNEACEMCTRTCMLIHGQRDPSPIVNSFFKVMIDKRFSKILYFPPRFARLVSHLTDQETYLEDSSGQQWRVGICNHNGSLAIRQGWRTFSSEHGLKVGDFLVFHYIQGQHFVVQIYGTSGCQKINSYNGTHLGKKRPRTNSTETSHDELSPETDINLRKKWNSTPSVTAIPESERAGHQPVTTTFASNIDAETGEQQIVPQEEGTSDVLQGENRPHNHTDIISQRESSSVDVVPLEMELLTLKAPFLDVKITQTEKISGPVNDISLLGQTDENDHHVGLISSTSLISAENGTSAKETRVDKLELKEMEANTRCPSKNLNGKEPKITEKDGQVYPDAVIGNNMVIKSEPADSGDTSFPDAGITSKLATSYCGQKEDGKDYYLSQRTR from the exons ATGGTTCACCACAATGAAGCATGTGAAATGTGTACCCGCACGTGCATGTTGATACATGGACAAAGGGATCCCTCACCAATTGTTAACTCTTTCTTCAAAGTCATGATCGATAAACGCTTTTCCAAAATTCTG TACTTTCCCCCCAGATTTGCTCGATTGGTGTCTCACTTGACTGATCAAGAAACTTATCTGGAGGACTCAAGTGGACAGCAATGGAGGGTGGGAATATGTAATCATAATGGTTCTCTTGCAATTCGACAAGGATGGCGTACCTTTTCATCAGAGCATGGTCTAAAAGTGGGAGACTTTTTGGTTTTCCACTATATTCAGGGTCAGCACTTCGTTGTTCAAATATATGGAACAAGTGGTTGTCAGAAGATCAACTCTTATAATGGCACTCATTTGGGGAAGAAAAGACCGAGAACTAATTCTACAGAAACTTCCCATGATGAGCTGTCTCCTGAAACTGacataaatttaaggaaaaaatggaATTCAACACCCTCAGTTACTGCTATACCAGAGTCTGAAAGGGCTGGACACCAGCCAGTGACCACAACTTTTGCATCAAACATCGATGCCGAAACTGGAGAGCAACAAATAGTTCCCCAAGAAGAAGGAACCAGTGATGTTCTACAAGGTGAAAACAGACCTCATAATCACACCGATATAATATCACAAAGGGAATCAAGTTCAGTAGATGTGGTCCCTTTGGAGATGGAGCTCTTAACCTTGAAAGCACCTTTCCTTGACGTAAAAATCACTCAGACTGAAAAAATTTCTGGACCAGTGAACGATATTTCACTTTTGGGCCAAACAGATGAAAATGACCATCATGTGGGTCTTATCTCTAGCACATCTCTGATATCAGCTGAAAATGGTACCAGTG CGAAGGAAACAAGAGTAGATAAGCTAGAACTGAAGGAGATGGAAGCAAACACTCGTTGCCCTTCTAAAAATTTGAATG GGAAAGAACCAAAAATAACAGAGAAAGATGGTCAAGTTTATCCTGATGCTGTCATTGGTAATAACATGGTTATAAAAAGCGAGCCTGCAGATTCAGGAGACACATCATTTCCTGATGCTG GAATTACCTCAAAGCTGGCCACAAGTTATTGTGGGcagaaggaagatgggaaagaTTATTATTTATCTCAAAGGACCAGATAA
- the LOC101247787 gene encoding AT-hook motif nuclear-localized protein 1 isoform X1 → MEEKEGVNGSGVTVKGDEAPESYRVAPRSESNNIEFSGSIVATTPVNVTEETKKKRGRPRKYGPDGKPAVALSPMPISASIPLAGDFSAWKNSGSRPVDSFKKKNKFEVGAPGEGMAYSVGASANFTPHVITVNAGEDVNMKIISFAQQGSRAICVLAANGAISNVTLRQPNSSGGTLTYEGHFEILSLTGSFMPSDNGVTKSRSGGMSVSLSGPDGRVMGGGLAGMLVAAGPIQIVVGSFLPGQQLEQKPKKQRVERAAIPAPPISEERTDVASSGTSPRVAASISFPGDNLITSNSIYSSRISASQNNISLPGTVSKEQSLSS, encoded by the exons ATGGAGGAGAAAGAAGGAGTTAATGGTTCAGGGGTTACAGTTAAAGGTGATGAAGCTCCAGAGAGCTACAGAGTGGCTCCCAGGAGTGAAAGTAATAATATTGAGTTTAGTGGATCCATTGTAGCAACAACACCTGTAAATGTGACAGAAGAGACGAAGAAGAAGAGGGGTAGACCTAGGAAATATGGACCAGATGGTAAACCAGCAGTTGCATTATCACCAATGCCAATATCAGCTTCAATTCCTCTTGCTGGAGATTTTTCAGCTTGGAAAAACAGCGGAAGTCGCCCCGTTGATTCctttaagaagaagaataagttTGAGGTTGGAGCTCCAG GGGAGGGGATGGCATACTCTGTCGGTGCAAGTGCAAATTTTACACCGCATGTGATCACTGTTAATGCTGGGGAG gatgtgaacatgaaaataatttcatttgcTCAGCAAGGATCTAGAGCTATTTGTGTGCTGGCTGCAAATGGTGCAATTTCAAATGTTACACTCCGTCAGCCTAATTCTTCTGGTGGTACCTTGACCTACGAG GGTCATTTTGAAATTCTCTCTCTGACAGGATCATTCATGCCTAGTGATAATGGAGTAACAAAAAGCAGATCTGGTGGGATGAGTGTCTCTCTTTCAGGACCTGATGGTCGGGTTATGGGAGGAGGACTTGCCGGCATGTTGGTAGCTGCTGGTCCCATTCAG ATTGTGGTTGGTAGCTTTCTACCTGGTCAACAGCTGGAGCAGAAGCCAAAGAAGCAAAGAGTCGAGCGTGCTGCTATTCCTGCCCCTCCCATTTCTGAAGAACGAACTGACGTTGCTTCCTCTGGAACAAGTCCCCGAGTTGCTGCTTCGATTTCCTTTCCTGGGGATAACTTGATCACTTCAAATTCTATATACAGCTCAAGAATCTCAGCGTCACAAAACAACATATCTTTGCCTGGAACGGTATCTAAAGAGCAGAGCCTGTCATCCTGA
- the LOC101247292 gene encoding uncharacterized protein isoform X3, which yields MKSLTSGEESCGKGTHFVRRREMVHHNEACEMCTRTCMLIHGQRDPSPIVNSFFKVMIDKRFSKILYFPPRFARLVSHLTDQETYLEDSSGQQWRVGICNHNGSLAIRQGWRTFSSEHGLKVGDFLVFHYIQGQHFVVQIYGTSGCQKINSYNGTHLGKKRPRTNSTETSHDELSPETDINLRKKWNSTPSVTAIPESERAGHQPVTTTFASNIDAETGEQQIVPQEEGTSDVLQGENRPHNHTDIISQRESSSVDVVPLEMELLTLKAPFLDVKITQTEKISGPVNDISLLGQTDENDHHVGLISSTSLISAENGTSAKETRVDKLELKEMEANTRCPSKNLNGKEPKITEKDGQVYPDAVIGNNMVIKSEPADSGDTSFPDAGNFSCSLRVDGRNFLVKILLKYYSFCF from the exons ATGAAATCTTTGACTAG TGGGGAAGAAAGTTGTGGAAAGGGAACGCACTTTGTCAGGAGAAGAGAGATGGTTCACCACAATGAAGCATGTGAAATGTGTACCCGCACGTGCATGTTGATACATGGACAAAGGGATCCCTCACCAATTGTTAACTCTTTCTTCAAAGTCATGATCGATAAACGCTTTTCCAAAATTCTG TACTTTCCCCCCAGATTTGCTCGATTGGTGTCTCACTTGACTGATCAAGAAACTTATCTGGAGGACTCAAGTGGACAGCAATGGAGGGTGGGAATATGTAATCATAATGGTTCTCTTGCAATTCGACAAGGATGGCGTACCTTTTCATCAGAGCATGGTCTAAAAGTGGGAGACTTTTTGGTTTTCCACTATATTCAGGGTCAGCACTTCGTTGTTCAAATATATGGAACAAGTGGTTGTCAGAAGATCAACTCTTATAATGGCACTCATTTGGGGAAGAAAAGACCGAGAACTAATTCTACAGAAACTTCCCATGATGAGCTGTCTCCTGAAACTGacataaatttaaggaaaaaatggaATTCAACACCCTCAGTTACTGCTATACCAGAGTCTGAAAGGGCTGGACACCAGCCAGTGACCACAACTTTTGCATCAAACATCGATGCCGAAACTGGAGAGCAACAAATAGTTCCCCAAGAAGAAGGAACCAGTGATGTTCTACAAGGTGAAAACAGACCTCATAATCACACCGATATAATATCACAAAGGGAATCAAGTTCAGTAGATGTGGTCCCTTTGGAGATGGAGCTCTTAACCTTGAAAGCACCTTTCCTTGACGTAAAAATCACTCAGACTGAAAAAATTTCTGGACCAGTGAACGATATTTCACTTTTGGGCCAAACAGATGAAAATGACCATCATGTGGGTCTTATCTCTAGCACATCTCTGATATCAGCTGAAAATGGTACCAGTG CGAAGGAAACAAGAGTAGATAAGCTAGAACTGAAGGAGATGGAAGCAAACACTCGTTGCCCTTCTAAAAATTTGAATG GGAAAGAACCAAAAATAACAGAGAAAGATGGTCAAGTTTATCCTGATGCTGTCATTGGTAATAACATGGTTATAAAAAGCGAGCCTGCAGATTCAGGAGACACATCATTTCCTGATGCTGGTAACTTCTCATGTTCACTCCGGGTGGATGGTCGAAATTTTCTGGTGAAGATCTTGCTGAAATATTATTCCTTCTGCTTTTAG
- the LOC101247292 gene encoding uncharacterized protein isoform X2, translating to MVHHNEACEMCTRTCMLIHGQRDPSPIVNSFFKVMIDKRFSKILYFPPRFARLVSHLTDQETYLEDSSGQQWRVGICNHNGSLAIRQGWRTFSSEHGLKVGDFLVFHYIQGQHFVVQIYGTSGCQKINSYNGTHLGKKRPRTNSTETSHDELSPETDINLRKKWNSTPSVTAIPESERAGHQPVTTTFASNIDAETGEQQIVPQEEGTSDVLQGENRPHNHTDIISQRESSSVDVVPLEMELLTLKAPFLDVKITQTEKISGPVNDISLLGQTDENDHHVGLISSTSLISAENGTSAKETRVDKLELKEMEANTRCPSKNLNGKEPKITEKDGQVYPDAVIGNNMVIKSEPADSGDTSFPDAGNFSCSLRVDGRNFLELPQSWPQVIVGRRKMGKIIIYLKGPDNRCWPIIYHENFGSKILAGNWALFAAVYGLKPGDECLFQLSNQSKRMFTVHVAHKVDVTQTTLS from the exons ATGGTTCACCACAATGAAGCATGTGAAATGTGTACCCGCACGTGCATGTTGATACATGGACAAAGGGATCCCTCACCAATTGTTAACTCTTTCTTCAAAGTCATGATCGATAAACGCTTTTCCAAAATTCTG TACTTTCCCCCCAGATTTGCTCGATTGGTGTCTCACTTGACTGATCAAGAAACTTATCTGGAGGACTCAAGTGGACAGCAATGGAGGGTGGGAATATGTAATCATAATGGTTCTCTTGCAATTCGACAAGGATGGCGTACCTTTTCATCAGAGCATGGTCTAAAAGTGGGAGACTTTTTGGTTTTCCACTATATTCAGGGTCAGCACTTCGTTGTTCAAATATATGGAACAAGTGGTTGTCAGAAGATCAACTCTTATAATGGCACTCATTTGGGGAAGAAAAGACCGAGAACTAATTCTACAGAAACTTCCCATGATGAGCTGTCTCCTGAAACTGacataaatttaaggaaaaaatggaATTCAACACCCTCAGTTACTGCTATACCAGAGTCTGAAAGGGCTGGACACCAGCCAGTGACCACAACTTTTGCATCAAACATCGATGCCGAAACTGGAGAGCAACAAATAGTTCCCCAAGAAGAAGGAACCAGTGATGTTCTACAAGGTGAAAACAGACCTCATAATCACACCGATATAATATCACAAAGGGAATCAAGTTCAGTAGATGTGGTCCCTTTGGAGATGGAGCTCTTAACCTTGAAAGCACCTTTCCTTGACGTAAAAATCACTCAGACTGAAAAAATTTCTGGACCAGTGAACGATATTTCACTTTTGGGCCAAACAGATGAAAATGACCATCATGTGGGTCTTATCTCTAGCACATCTCTGATATCAGCTGAAAATGGTACCAGTG CGAAGGAAACAAGAGTAGATAAGCTAGAACTGAAGGAGATGGAAGCAAACACTCGTTGCCCTTCTAAAAATTTGAATG GGAAAGAACCAAAAATAACAGAGAAAGATGGTCAAGTTTATCCTGATGCTGTCATTGGTAATAACATGGTTATAAAAAGCGAGCCTGCAGATTCAGGAGACACATCATTTCCTGATGCTGGTAACTTCTCATGTTCACTCCGGGTGGATGGTCGAAATTTTCTG GAATTACCTCAAAGCTGGCCACAAGTTATTGTGGGcagaaggaagatgggaaagaTTATTATTTATCTCAAAGGACCAGATAATAGATGCTGGCCTATCATCTATCATGAGAATTTCGGTTCTAAGATCTTGGCAGGAAACTGGGCATTATTTGCTGCAGTTTATGGCCTGAAACCTGGAGATGAATGTCTATTCCAACTTTCAAATCAGTCAAAACGTATGTTTACTGTACACGTAGCTCACAAGGTAGATGTCACTCAAACTACTTTGAGTTGA
- the LOC101247787 gene encoding AT-hook motif nuclear-localized protein 6 isoform X2, whose translation MEEKEGVNGSGVTVKGDEAPESYRVAPRSESNNIEFSGSIVATTPVNVTEETKKKRGRPRKYGPDGKPAVALSPMPISASIPLAGDFSAWKNSGSRPVDSFKKKNKFEVGAPGEGMAYSVGASANFTPHVITVNAGEQGSRAICVLAANGAISNVTLRQPNSSGGTLTYEGHFEILSLTGSFMPSDNGVTKSRSGGMSVSLSGPDGRVMGGGLAGMLVAAGPIQIVVGSFLPGQQLEQKPKKQRVERAAIPAPPISEERTDVASSGTSPRVAASISFPGDNLITSNSIYSSRISASQNNISLPGTVSKEQSLSS comes from the exons ATGGAGGAGAAAGAAGGAGTTAATGGTTCAGGGGTTACAGTTAAAGGTGATGAAGCTCCAGAGAGCTACAGAGTGGCTCCCAGGAGTGAAAGTAATAATATTGAGTTTAGTGGATCCATTGTAGCAACAACACCTGTAAATGTGACAGAAGAGACGAAGAAGAAGAGGGGTAGACCTAGGAAATATGGACCAGATGGTAAACCAGCAGTTGCATTATCACCAATGCCAATATCAGCTTCAATTCCTCTTGCTGGAGATTTTTCAGCTTGGAAAAACAGCGGAAGTCGCCCCGTTGATTCctttaagaagaagaataagttTGAGGTTGGAGCTCCAG GGGAGGGGATGGCATACTCTGTCGGTGCAAGTGCAAATTTTACACCGCATGTGATCACTGTTAATGCTGGGGAG CAAGGATCTAGAGCTATTTGTGTGCTGGCTGCAAATGGTGCAATTTCAAATGTTACACTCCGTCAGCCTAATTCTTCTGGTGGTACCTTGACCTACGAG GGTCATTTTGAAATTCTCTCTCTGACAGGATCATTCATGCCTAGTGATAATGGAGTAACAAAAAGCAGATCTGGTGGGATGAGTGTCTCTCTTTCAGGACCTGATGGTCGGGTTATGGGAGGAGGACTTGCCGGCATGTTGGTAGCTGCTGGTCCCATTCAG ATTGTGGTTGGTAGCTTTCTACCTGGTCAACAGCTGGAGCAGAAGCCAAAGAAGCAAAGAGTCGAGCGTGCTGCTATTCCTGCCCCTCCCATTTCTGAAGAACGAACTGACGTTGCTTCCTCTGGAACAAGTCCCCGAGTTGCTGCTTCGATTTCCTTTCCTGGGGATAACTTGATCACTTCAAATTCTATATACAGCTCAAGAATCTCAGCGTCACAAAACAACATATCTTTGCCTGGAACGGTATCTAAAGAGCAGAGCCTGTCATCCTGA
- the LOC101246993 gene encoding 65-kDa microtubule-associated protein 3, with the protein MTAAQGDPVQQMETTCGTLLYELQIIWDEVGESDTERDKMLYELERECLEVYRRKVDQANKSRAQLRQAIADAEAELAAICSAMGERPVHIRQSDQSLGGLKAELRTILPELEEMHNRKSDRKNQFIEVTKQLQKIRDEIFKPTGCTSTAVVIDESDLSLRKLEELHAELQALQKEKSERLKQVLDHLSTLNSLCLVLGMDFKSTVNEVHPSLGESEGTKNISNDTIQHLAAAIGRLREVKLLRMKRLQELASSMLELWNLMDTPIEEQQTFQNVTCKIAASEHEITEPNILSVEFINYVEGELSRLEELKASKMKELVLKKRSELEEICRKTHMVADSDNAMDVAIEAIESGAVDAASILEQIELQVAQVKEEAFSRKEILDKVEKWIAACEEECWLEEYNRDENRYNAGRGAHLTLKRAEKARTLVNKLPVMVEALASKTKAWENERGIDFTYDGIRLLAMLEEYNILRQEKEEERKRQRDQKKLQGQLMAEHEAMYGSKPSPMKNQSAKKGRRMSCSGATNRRLSVGGTMLQTPKLSIGGTMPQTPKTEFHSTKATPNTHNTKKSDLFQFNYSNDDGLPALSSGRKGLDLAGLPLKKQSNTVNGCELEKTMTRKPFSPISSTDSSKFNATNILEDQNRKHNQNEMANKMLPSSQIPFSTPVKTLYTTEEENRTPLTVPIIPVPSTPLTVSAPMQTAITPVHNALVPYNYSKPVEEIPVEIEYSFEERRLGFVLPRTQV; encoded by the exons ATGACAGCTGCTCAAGGTGATCCAGTTCAGCAAATGGAAACTACATGTGGAACATTGCTATATGAATTGCAG attatatGGGATGAAGTTGGGGAATCTGATACTGAAAGGGACAAAATGCTGTATGAGCTTGAACGAGAATGTTTAGAAGTATATAGAAGAAAGGTGGATCAGGCTAACAAGAGTAGAGCTCAATTAAGGCAGGCAATTGCTGATGCTGAAGCAGAGCTGGCAGCTATCTGTTCTGCGATGGGGGAGCGACCAGTTCATATTAGGCAG TCTGATCAGAGCCTTGGAGGTCTGAAGGCAGAACTTAGAACCATTCTTCCAGAATTGGAAGAGATGCACAATAGGAAATCTGATAGAAAGAATCAATTCATTGAAGTTACAAAGCAGTTACAGAAGATTAGGGATGAAATTTTTAAGCCCACTGGTTGTACTTCTACTGCTGTGGTAATTGATGAAAGTGATTTATCGTTAAGAAAGCTAGAAGAATTACATGCTGAACTGCAGGCACTTCAAAAGGAGAAG AGTGAACGCTTAAAACAAGTTTTGGACCACCTAAGTACTTTGAACTCACTATGCTTGGTTCTTGGTATGGATTTCAAAAGTACTGTCAATGAGGTTCATCCAAGTCTAGGGGAATCTGAAGGAACCAAGAATATAAGTAATGACACCATCCAACATTTAGCTGCTGCAATAGGAAGACTAAGAGAGGTTAAGTTACTCAGGATGAAACGG CTGCAAGAGCTTGCATCTTCCATGTTGGAACTATGGAATTTGATGGACACCCCCATTGAAGAGCAACAGACTTTTCAGAATGTTACTTGTAAGATAGCTGCCTCAGAACATGAGATAACAGAGCCAAATATCCTGTCAGTGGAATTCATTAATTAT GTTGAGGGAGAATTGTCCCGCTTGGAAGAGTTGAAAGCAAGCAAAATGAAAGAGCTTGTTTTGAAGAAAAGATCAGAACTAGAAGAGATATGCAGAAAAACACACATGGTTGCTGATTCAGATAATGCGATGGATGTTGCTattgaagctattgaatctg GAGCTGTTGATGCTGCTTCTATCCTCGAGCAAATTGAACTCCAAGTAGCACAAGTTAAAGAAGAAGCCTTCAGCAGGAAAGAAATATTAGACAAGGTGGAGAAATGGATAGCTGCATGCGAGGAGGAGTGCTGGCTTGAAGAATACAACAGG GATGAAAATCGTTACAATGCTGGACGAGGTGCGCACCTTACTCTAAAGCGTGCTGAGAAAGCTCGTACTTTGGTTAATAAGCTTCCAG TAATGGTAGAGGCATTGGCATCAAAAACAAAAGCATGGGAAAATGAGAGAGGAATTGATTTCACTTATGATGGA ATACGTCTTCTTGCTATGCTTGAAGAGTATAACATCTTACGACAAGAAAAGGAGGAAGAACGCAAAAGACAACGA GATCAGAAGAAACTTCAGGGACAATTAATGGCAGAACATGAAGCTATGTATGGCTCAAAGCCTAGTCCTATGAAGAACCAAAGTGCCAAAAAGGGTCGTAGAATGTCATGCAGTGGTGCAACCAATAGAAGGCTTTCTGTTGGAGGAACAATGCTCCAAACTCCGAAGCTTTCTATTGGGGGAACAATGCCCCAAACTCCCAAAACTGAATTCCATTCAACCAAAGCTACACCAAACACACATAACACAAAGAAATCTGATCTCTTTCAATTCAATTATTCCAACGATGATGGATTGCCAGCTCTATCATCAG GGCGGAAAGGTCTGGATCTTGCTGGACTTCCTTTGAAAAAGCAGTCCAATACAGTAAACGGTTGCGAGTTGGAGAAAACTATGACACGGAAGCCTTTCTCCCCCATTTCTTCCACTGATTCATCCAAGTTCAATGCAACTAACATTTTGGAAGATCAGAACAGAAAGCATAATCAAAATGAGATGGCGAATAAGATGCTTCCAAGTAGCCAAATTCCATTCTCTACCCCAGTGAAGACACTTTATACTACAGAAGAAGAGAACAGAACTCCTCTCACAGTGCCAATAATTCCTGTCCCTTCTACTCCTTTAACTGTGTCTGCCCCCATGCAGACAGCTATAACACCTGTTCATAATGCTCTTGTTCCTTACAATTATTCGAAGCCAGTTGAGGAGATTCCTGTAGAGATTGAGTATTCTTTTGAGGAGAGAAGGCTAGGATTTGTTCTTCCCAGAACACAAGTCTAA
- the LOC101247292 gene encoding uncharacterized protein isoform X1 has product MKSLTSGEESCGKGTHFVRRREMVHHNEACEMCTRTCMLIHGQRDPSPIVNSFFKVMIDKRFSKILYFPPRFARLVSHLTDQETYLEDSSGQQWRVGICNHNGSLAIRQGWRTFSSEHGLKVGDFLVFHYIQGQHFVVQIYGTSGCQKINSYNGTHLGKKRPRTNSTETSHDELSPETDINLRKKWNSTPSVTAIPESERAGHQPVTTTFASNIDAETGEQQIVPQEEGTSDVLQGENRPHNHTDIISQRESSSVDVVPLEMELLTLKAPFLDVKITQTEKISGPVNDISLLGQTDENDHHVGLISSTSLISAENGTSAKETRVDKLELKEMEANTRCPSKNLNGKEPKITEKDGQVYPDAVIGNNMVIKSEPADSGDTSFPDAGNFSCSLRVDGRNFLELPQSWPQVIVGRRKMGKIIIYLKGPDNRCWPIIYHENFGSKILAGNWALFAAVYGLKPGDECLFQLSNQSKRMFTVHVAHKVDVTQTTLS; this is encoded by the exons ATGAAATCTTTGACTAG TGGGGAAGAAAGTTGTGGAAAGGGAACGCACTTTGTCAGGAGAAGAGAGATGGTTCACCACAATGAAGCATGTGAAATGTGTACCCGCACGTGCATGTTGATACATGGACAAAGGGATCCCTCACCAATTGTTAACTCTTTCTTCAAAGTCATGATCGATAAACGCTTTTCCAAAATTCTG TACTTTCCCCCCAGATTTGCTCGATTGGTGTCTCACTTGACTGATCAAGAAACTTATCTGGAGGACTCAAGTGGACAGCAATGGAGGGTGGGAATATGTAATCATAATGGTTCTCTTGCAATTCGACAAGGATGGCGTACCTTTTCATCAGAGCATGGTCTAAAAGTGGGAGACTTTTTGGTTTTCCACTATATTCAGGGTCAGCACTTCGTTGTTCAAATATATGGAACAAGTGGTTGTCAGAAGATCAACTCTTATAATGGCACTCATTTGGGGAAGAAAAGACCGAGAACTAATTCTACAGAAACTTCCCATGATGAGCTGTCTCCTGAAACTGacataaatttaaggaaaaaatggaATTCAACACCCTCAGTTACTGCTATACCAGAGTCTGAAAGGGCTGGACACCAGCCAGTGACCACAACTTTTGCATCAAACATCGATGCCGAAACTGGAGAGCAACAAATAGTTCCCCAAGAAGAAGGAACCAGTGATGTTCTACAAGGTGAAAACAGACCTCATAATCACACCGATATAATATCACAAAGGGAATCAAGTTCAGTAGATGTGGTCCCTTTGGAGATGGAGCTCTTAACCTTGAAAGCACCTTTCCTTGACGTAAAAATCACTCAGACTGAAAAAATTTCTGGACCAGTGAACGATATTTCACTTTTGGGCCAAACAGATGAAAATGACCATCATGTGGGTCTTATCTCTAGCACATCTCTGATATCAGCTGAAAATGGTACCAGTG CGAAGGAAACAAGAGTAGATAAGCTAGAACTGAAGGAGATGGAAGCAAACACTCGTTGCCCTTCTAAAAATTTGAATG GGAAAGAACCAAAAATAACAGAGAAAGATGGTCAAGTTTATCCTGATGCTGTCATTGGTAATAACATGGTTATAAAAAGCGAGCCTGCAGATTCAGGAGACACATCATTTCCTGATGCTGGTAACTTCTCATGTTCACTCCGGGTGGATGGTCGAAATTTTCTG GAATTACCTCAAAGCTGGCCACAAGTTATTGTGGGcagaaggaagatgggaaagaTTATTATTTATCTCAAAGGACCAGATAATAGATGCTGGCCTATCATCTATCATGAGAATTTCGGTTCTAAGATCTTGGCAGGAAACTGGGCATTATTTGCTGCAGTTTATGGCCTGAAACCTGGAGATGAATGTCTATTCCAACTTTCAAATCAGTCAAAACGTATGTTTACTGTACACGTAGCTCACAAGGTAGATGTCACTCAAACTACTTTGAGTTGA
- the LOC101247292 gene encoding uncharacterized protein isoform X4 produces the protein MKSLTSGEESCGKGTHFVRRREMVHHNEACEMCTRTCMLIHGQRDPSPIVNSFFKVMIDKRFSKILYFPPRFARLVSHLTDQETYLEDSSGQQWRVGICNHNGSLAIRQGWRTFSSEHGLKVGDFLVFHYIQGQHFVVQIYGTSGCQKINSYNGTHLGKKRPRTNSTETSHDELSPETDINLRKKWNSTPSVTAIPESERAGHQPVTTTFASNIDAETGEQQIVPQEEGTSDVLQGENRPHNHTDIISQRESSSVDVVPLEMELLTLKAPFLDVKITQTEKISGPVNDISLLGQTDENDHHVGLISSTSLISAENGTSAKETRVDKLELKEMEANTRCPSKNLNGKEPKITEKDGQVYPDAVIGNNMVIKSEPADSGDTSFPDAGITSKLATSYCGQKEDGKDYYLSQRTR, from the exons ATGAAATCTTTGACTAG TGGGGAAGAAAGTTGTGGAAAGGGAACGCACTTTGTCAGGAGAAGAGAGATGGTTCACCACAATGAAGCATGTGAAATGTGTACCCGCACGTGCATGTTGATACATGGACAAAGGGATCCCTCACCAATTGTTAACTCTTTCTTCAAAGTCATGATCGATAAACGCTTTTCCAAAATTCTG TACTTTCCCCCCAGATTTGCTCGATTGGTGTCTCACTTGACTGATCAAGAAACTTATCTGGAGGACTCAAGTGGACAGCAATGGAGGGTGGGAATATGTAATCATAATGGTTCTCTTGCAATTCGACAAGGATGGCGTACCTTTTCATCAGAGCATGGTCTAAAAGTGGGAGACTTTTTGGTTTTCCACTATATTCAGGGTCAGCACTTCGTTGTTCAAATATATGGAACAAGTGGTTGTCAGAAGATCAACTCTTATAATGGCACTCATTTGGGGAAGAAAAGACCGAGAACTAATTCTACAGAAACTTCCCATGATGAGCTGTCTCCTGAAACTGacataaatttaaggaaaaaatggaATTCAACACCCTCAGTTACTGCTATACCAGAGTCTGAAAGGGCTGGACACCAGCCAGTGACCACAACTTTTGCATCAAACATCGATGCCGAAACTGGAGAGCAACAAATAGTTCCCCAAGAAGAAGGAACCAGTGATGTTCTACAAGGTGAAAACAGACCTCATAATCACACCGATATAATATCACAAAGGGAATCAAGTTCAGTAGATGTGGTCCCTTTGGAGATGGAGCTCTTAACCTTGAAAGCACCTTTCCTTGACGTAAAAATCACTCAGACTGAAAAAATTTCTGGACCAGTGAACGATATTTCACTTTTGGGCCAAACAGATGAAAATGACCATCATGTGGGTCTTATCTCTAGCACATCTCTGATATCAGCTGAAAATGGTACCAGTG CGAAGGAAACAAGAGTAGATAAGCTAGAACTGAAGGAGATGGAAGCAAACACTCGTTGCCCTTCTAAAAATTTGAATG GGAAAGAACCAAAAATAACAGAGAAAGATGGTCAAGTTTATCCTGATGCTGTCATTGGTAATAACATGGTTATAAAAAGCGAGCCTGCAGATTCAGGAGACACATCATTTCCTGATGCTG GAATTACCTCAAAGCTGGCCACAAGTTATTGTGGGcagaaggaagatgggaaagaTTATTATTTATCTCAAAGGACCAGATAA